In the Salvia miltiorrhiza cultivar Shanhuang (shh) chromosome 8, IMPLAD_Smil_shh, whole genome shotgun sequence genome, ACCTCTTCCACGTGTTGCGTTTTTAGTGCGCCACATGGACAAAATATGTGGTCCAGAATCCAGATCTTGGTACTACATACTCCCTAAGGTCTGGATACTATATGAtctcatacacacacacacacacgaagTCAATATATGATGTTGAGCATGTGTTCATGCAAACACAGATCTTGGCCACTCATTTATTAACGGTTTAGATTAGTGATTTGTATTCTATTAACACTTACAGTTCCATTGTATTAGAGAGTTAGTAAGTGAGCTGAGGGCCTGAGAGTTAgttagaagagagagaaaaagagtaAGGTAGTTAGTGAAATTTCTCCGGACTTTAAGAGCTCATTTCTTGTGAGAGTTCATCTTCCTCTTCGATTGATTCTTGCTTGTGTTGTGAGGGATTTGATATACTTTTGTGACTGTAATAAAATCTCTTGTTAACCTTCCCGTGGATGTAGAATCAGAGATgattcgaaccacgtaaaagatTGGTGTTCTGCATTAAGTTTTCATTTCTGTTCTTGAACTTGAAGTCATTGATTTGTGTTGTTGCCGATCATTAAGGGAGTGTTGTGTGGATCTTGATTAAATTCAGTTAATCTTGATTCacatatgaaattatatattctCGTATAGTAAACATAAAAAGTGTCCCCAAAGATaaacaatataaaaaataatctttCAATTTGTTGTCGACGGTTGGCAAATGTAACTCCAATTGTGACTCGCGATGACGATATCTAGTAAAGCGACGCCTACGCTAGGAGAGGCAATAGTGGCGGCGGTAGTTTGGAGATGCGGTGGCGTATTACCGTGACTCCCAAAAGAAAATTttgtttgttgttgttgtggaTATCACAACAATGAAGGTTGTAGCAACAGCCTAAAAAAATAGGATTCATAACATGAGTAgtcttgattgtgaatttaagttttaaagttAGGATTTATATTTAGAAATAGTCTTGATTATAACTTGGAATTTCAAATCTAGAATTTGTAATCAAGTCATAAATTAATTGTGAATTATAAAGGTTatttataaatactttttattcTTACGATCAcaatttgaatattttaaaaatacaatCCATATATGTGCGTGTGTTTAGAGAAAGAGACAAAGTGAGAGatatttaatttccagtttaGAGTGACACCACCCTCAAATGGTGCTGCGTCAATTACCCTTTGCATAACACTAAAGGACACGTCTCTCCTTGAAGTGTTATACCAAAATCCTACTATGTGCCTTGATTTTTAAATCATAATTAAGGACCTGTTTCGTGAATATAAATCTATAACGTATTATATAATACGAAAAACTGATTTTAGATTACAGACTATTGGGATTTTCagaattcaaaaaagaaaattaatttaattacacaCGTACACACAGGAAAAATGTACGTCAAATCCTCTTATCTTATACGCAATTGTTATTGTTGTCTATTAATATTGGTCATTGATTTAGCACATATATcggttaaattaaaattaaaaaatcatacgAAATTTTGTTAATGAATTAAAGTCCTATCAAATTACAAATTtggtaaaatatatttttgttgattttggcAATAGAGGATCCGGATTATGTAACGCCcccctatcaaatcatttaattgGTTTGTACAAGtgttaaagaaaaaaaggtAGCATCTCATCATATTTTGCAAATCTTATTTTATAGATTTTGATTGAGGTGGTGAAATGAGATTGCTGGTTATCGCACTATAAATATTGGAGTGTGCGCAGTAGATGAGATAAATAGAGAGAGAGGATGGAATTGGTGGCGTGGATGGCGATATTGATTCTAGTTTTGTGCGTGATGAAAGTAGCGGTTTCAAGCATTATATGCTACTGGGTGAATCCTCGACGCATTCAGAAAATAATGGAGAAACAAGGAGTGCGTGGCCCTAAACCCCGCTTTCTGGTCGGTAACATCTTGGACATGGCCTCTCTCCTCTCCAATTCCACCGCCCTCGACTGCTCCTCCATCCACCACGACATCGTCGCCCGCCTCCTCCCGCATTACATCCTCTGGTCCAAAACCTACGGTACCTACCTACTAGATCTCATCCATTTACTCATTTCTATATTCCTATTCCTATACTTATGATATATCATGTGCAGGAAAACGGTTTATATTTTGGAACGGTGTGGAGCCTCGGATGTGCCTTACGGAAACGGAGCTCATCAAAGAGCTGCTCTCGAAATACAGCAGCCTCTCTGGGAAGTCACGGCTGCAGCAGCAGAACTCCAAGCATTTCATCGGCCGCGGCCTCTTGATGGCTAACGGCGACGACTGGTACCACCAGCGCCATATCGTCGCTCCTGCTTTCATGGGCGACAAGCTCAAGGTTAATCAATTTCcttcccttcttcttcttcttctacatATATTGTATGATCCTTAAATTAGTCTCTTGTCTTTTTTTCGAATTCGCATAGAGCTATGCAGGGTACATGATTGATTGCACCAAGCAGATGCTCACATCATTGGAAAACGCCCTCCAAAATGGCCAAACGGAATTCGAAATCGGAGGATACATGACCAGGCTCACCGCTGATATAATTTCCAGAACTGAATTCGACACCAATTACGAAAAGGGAAAGCAAATATTCCATCTCCTAACAGTTCTCCAAAATCTGTGCGCCAGATCCACCCGCCATTTGTGGTTTCCCGGTAGCAGGTAATAATATTATTTCCGATAACATTAAAGGCAATCTACCTTTCAGATTTTCTTGTCTTCTTTTTGTCCTCAAAGAAAAAGGGGGTCTTAACGCAATTGATTGATGAGCAGATTGTTGCCAAGCAAGTATAACAGAGAGATAAAATCGCTCAAGAGTGAGGTGGAGAGGCTGCTGATGGAGATCATACAGAGTCGCAAGGACTGCGTGGAGATCGGGCGGAGCAGCTCGTATGGGAACGATCTGCTGGGAATGCTGCTGAATGAGATGCAGAAGAAGAAGTCAGGCAATGGGTTCAGCTTGAATCTGCAGGTCATCATGGACGAGTGCAAGACTTTCTTCTTCGCCGGCCACGACACTACCGCCCTGCTGCTGACGTGGACCATCATGCTTCTCGCCACCAATCCCTCGTGGCAACACAAAATCAGAGCTCAGCTTAACCAGGTCTGCGATGCCGCTCCGCTTTCCG is a window encoding:
- the LOC131001575 gene encoding cytokinin hydroxylase-like, coding for MELVAWMAILILVLCVMKVAVSSIICYWVNPRRIQKIMEKQGVRGPKPRFLVGNILDMASLLSNSTALDCSSIHHDIVARLLPHYILWSKTYGKRFIFWNGVEPRMCLTETELIKELLSKYSSLSGKSRLQQQNSKHFIGRGLLMANGDDWYHQRHIVAPAFMGDKLKSYAGYMIDCTKQMLTSLENALQNGQTEFEIGGYMTRLTADIISRTEFDTNYEKGKQIFHLLTVLQNLCARSTRHLWFPGSRLLPSKYNREIKSLKSEVERLLMEIIQSRKDCVEIGRSSSYGNDLLGMLLNEMQKKKSGNGFSLNLQVIMDECKTFFFAGHDTTALLLTWTIMLLATNPSWQHKIRAQLNQVCDAAPLSVQHLSKLTQLNMVINESLRLYPPASVLPRMAFEDIKLGDLLIPKGLSIWIPVLAIHHSQEIWGKDANEFNPERFAAKSFAAGRHFIPFAAGPRNCVGQGFALMEAKIILAMLISKFSFTISPNYRHAPLVVLTMKPKYGVQIILEPL